One Aspergillus oryzae RIB40 DNA, chromosome 2 genomic window carries:
- the rho1 gene encoding Rho family GTPase RHO1 (Ras-related small GTPase, Rho type) gives MAEIRRKLVIVGDGACGKTCLLIVFSKGTFPEVYVPTVFENYVADVEVDGKRVELALWDTAGQEDYDRLRPLSYPDSHVILICFAVDSPDSLDNVQEKWISEVLHFCQGLPIILVGCKKDLRNDPKTIEELTKTSQKPVTAEQPCFQGEEVRKKIGAYKYLECSARTNEGVREVFEAATRAALLTKTHKKKKGCTIL, from the exons ATGGCCGAAATCCGTCGCAAGCTTGTCATCGTGGGTGATGGTGCCTGCGGTAAGACTTGTCTTTTGAT TGTCTTCTCCAAGGGTACCTTCCCTGAG gtctATGTCCCCACTGTCTTCGAGAACTATGTTGCCGATGTCGAGGTTGATGGCAAGCGTGTCGAGCTCGCTCTTTGGGATACGGCTGGTCAGGAAGATTATGACCGTCTCCGCCCTCTCTCCTACCCCGACTCTCACGTCATCTTGATCTGCTTCGCGGTTGACTCGCCCGATTCCCTTGACAACGTTCAGGAGAAG TGGATTTCCGAAGTGCTTCACTTCTGCCAGGGACTTCCTATTATTCTCGTCGGATGCAAGAAGGATCTTCGCAACGACCCCAAGACCATTGAAGAATTGACCAAGACCTCCCAGAAGCCAGTCACCGCCGAACAG CCATGCTTTCAGGGTGAGGAAGTTCGCAAGAAGATCGGAGCCTACAAGTACCTCGAATGCTCTGCACGAACCAACGAGGGTGTCCGTGAGGTCTTCGAGGCTGCCACCCGGGCTGCTCTCTTGACCAAGACtcacaagaagaagaaggggtgCACCATCCTGTAA
- a CDS encoding mitochondrial 54S ribosomal protein uL24m (predicted protein), with protein MQKVIRRTALARNQAQRKAVRAVKDAEREEFKDHLRQRFALNRIELDNIRAERQRRREDWLRGPLAPQRDAGFEGQSFGALSPQAMNPPPIPKHLRRKYINIAVGDRVCIMKGRDKGKINEVVRVDTSNETVNVRDLNMNDVHLPSWINSQYGNKGTVNAMALPIPIDDVRLVVALDDPATGQTRDVLVEHVHGGEPILEREHGTETPRHTRYISGENIEIPWPRREPPVLNDEEWDTLRMEVETPTWTPSLHYAPFPPSVLDELRNKFSKYRTRHDPEWVEAKKMEDYRKEYLQSRSLLTPKGELIAMIQAKKKERLDARRDANGNMLMDDQTAGFIENFLKEKVANKA; from the exons ATGCAGAAGGTCATCCGGAGGACGGCTTTGGCAAGAAACCAGGCCCAGCGAAAGGCAGTTCGAGCTGTTAAAGATGCTGAGCGTGAAGAATTCAAAGACCACCTGAGACAGCGGTTCGCTTTGAACCGCATAGAGCTCGATAACATCCGCGCTGAGAGGCAACGACGACGAGAAGACTGGCTCCGCGGGCCTTTGGCACCTCAGCGCGATGCCGGATTTGAGGGTCAATCGTTCGGTGCCCTGAGCCCCCAGGCAATGAACCCACCACCTATCCCCAAGCACCTAAGGAGGAAATATATCAACATCGCCGTGGGAGATCGAGTGTGTATCATGAAGGGCCGGGATAAGGGCAAGATCAATGAGGTTGTCCGTGTGGATACAAGCAACGAGACGGTTAACGTGAGGGATCTCAACATG AATGATGTGCACCTTCCCAGTTGGATCAACTCACAATACGGAAACAAGGGCACTGTCAACGCGATGGCCTTGCCGATTCCCATCGATGATGTCCGCCTCGTCGTTGCCCTTGACGATCCAGCTACTGGACAAACACGAGACGTCTTGGTTGAACACGTTCACGGTGGAGAGCCAATTCTTGAACGGGAACATGGCACAGAAACCCCCAGACATACCAGATACATCTCCGGCGAAAATATCGAAATCCCATGGCCTCGCCGTGAACCTCCAGTTTTGAATGACGAAGAGTGGGATACGCTACGCATGGAAGTTGAAACGCCGACTTGGACACCATCGCTGCACTATGCACCCTTCCCTCCCAGTGTTCTGGATGAGCTCCGGAATAAGTTCTCGAAATACCGTACACGGCACGATCCAGAATGGGttgaggcgaagaagatggaagattACAGAAAGGAGTACCTTCAAAGCAGGTCTTTGTTGACACCCAAGGGTGAACTGATCGCCATGATacaggccaagaagaaggagcgccTGGATGCGAGAAgggatgccaatggcaatATGCTCATGGACGACCAAACGGCCGGATTCATTGAGAATTtcttgaaagaaaaggtggCGAACAAAGCGTAA
- the rtt106 gene encoding putative negative regulator of DNA transposition (Rtt106) (predicted protein), protein MAFAAINLSATKKIPAIEDAFAAEPSLKKRVYDAIGTTPQYIPLFEDIAKYTSSLLVRNASAPVQPVETPTDGPAAKKRKLQNGDTAGQAQSPGDLKADAPLQFYMQDISFALPQRKKLTLEITAGRGFLRARNQTSKAVEFGIHVDKIQHVLCLPVPEKNQKQFNFCIIPQYGDGINSPPEGETAPEAMVWTVNDGPPRAAFSGNGQQMGSNDGQTAENVVRQMLNENLSQTKVVRPDEREFVSAMPEAHRKGEKAYHVKAFRGSKEVFFAFENIDSISYTSVLQRTLNLNIVARPTSSDETQELEFSMIDQADFAGIDAYIKKHGLQDASLAEARRAKRYNINGAKTGEEGAMDADGPVEEESELQKAQRELDDEEDEDEEDYDPGSDDSNDGSGSSSEEDSDEDGDEDEEPFQGGMVCGFQPPGSAPLPYKKIHARAVWWVTYVSGGAFQCFGWLFNCICRLLLCISPSAIHYALTVSPKTPRFVVTRICILRR, encoded by the exons ATGGCATTCGCCGCAATAAATTTATCGGCTACGAAAAAGATTCCAGCCATTGAAGATGCTTTCGCCGCCGAACCTTCTTTGAAGAAACGAGTCTACGATGCGATCG GGACTACCCCGCAGTATATACCTCTCTTCGAGGACATTGCCAAATATACCTCCAGCCTGCTGGTCAGGAATGCGAGCGCCCCCGTTCAGCCTGTAGAGACGCCTACAGACGGTCCTGCGGCGAAGAAACGAAAGCTACAGAATGGAGATACTGCAGGACAGGCACAATCGCCAGGCGATTTGAAAGCCGATGCGCCCTTACAATTCTATATGCAGGATATTTCCTTCGCTCTTCCGCAACGGAAAAAGCTTACACTCGAGATTACGGCCGGGCGCGGTTTTCTTCGCGCAAGGAATCAGACGTCGAAGGCAGTGGAGTTTGGCATCCACGTGGACAAAATAC AACATGTCCTTTGCCTTCCTGTCCCGGAAAAGAATCAGAAACAGTTCAACTTCTGCATTATCCCTCAATATGGCGATGGCATAAATTCACCACCGGAGGGCGAAACTGCCCCCGAGGCGATGGTGTGGACGGTCAATGACGGTCCTCCCAGGGCTGCATTCTCGGGCAATGGACAACAGATGGGAAGCAACGACGGGCAAACAGCTGAGAATGTTGTAAGGCAAATGCTGAATGAGAACCTATCGCAGACAAAGGTGGTGCGTCCAGATGAGAGGGAATTTGTCAGTGCTATGCCTGAGGCGCATcggaagggagagaaagcgTATCATGTCAAGGCCTTCCGTGGCAGTAAGGAAG ttttttttgctttcgAGAACATCGACTCGATCTCATACACCTCTGTGCTCCAGCGAACCTTGAACCTTAACATTGTGGCTCGGCCTACTTCGAGTGATGAAACGCAGGAACTGGAGTTTTCTATGATCGATCAGGCGGACTTTGCCGGAATCGATGCTTACATCAAGAAGCACGGTCTACAGGATGCTAGTCTTGCAGAAGCCCGACGTGCGAAGAGATATAATATTAATGGAGCGAAGACTGGGGAGGAAGGTGCTATGGATGCGGATGGTCCtgttgaggaagaaagcGAGCTGCAGAAGGCGCAGCGCGAGctagatgacgaggaagatgaggacgaagaagactaTGATCCCGGCAGCGATGATAGCAACGACGGTAGTGGCTCCAGCAGCGAGGAAGACTCTGATGAGGAcggcgatgaggatgaag AACCGTTTCAAGGCGGCATGGTGTGTGGGTTTCAACCGCCGGGAAGCGCACCACTGCCCTACAAGAAAATACATGCGAGGGCTGTTTGGTGGGTCACCTACGTGTCAGGTGGAGCTTTTCAATGTTTTGGGTGGCTGTTCAACTGTATATGCCGCTTGTTGCTATGCATATCACCAAG CGCCATTCACTACGCACTGACGGTGTCTCCCAAGACCCCGCGCTTTGTAGTGACTAGGATATGCATCCTTCGCCGGTAG